A single Providencia manganoxydans DNA region contains:
- a CDS encoding fimbria/pilus outer membrane usher protein, translating into MKLYTSSKMKNNLFYLSFISYCLGVAGYSYAEDYFDPKLLSLQSGMDPNSIDLSQFEKANSVPEGKYNITVFINKRDMGSMDITFVKGRDGNVSAEFTKPMLGELGVNLASLPTLQKLTDDEKMTALGDYIPEAFVKTNLSKLTMEISIPQIYMDNRANGYVPEGMLENGIPAILLSYQLNGSHSRNQSQRETQNNDNAFLSLRGGVNLGAWRLRSNYRYYYSNSEGRRNYTNRTSSFSNTYVMRAINALRGELLVGESSTGSNVFDSIPFKGIKLFSNEKMLPSSMRGFAPEINGIAQSNARITVSQNGNVVYQTYVAPGPFSIKDLYPTGSSGNLQVNISEEDGSERTFVYPYSSLPVMLRPGGMKYEVTAGEYNGNLTRSSKRAKFVLGSLIYGLPHDVTVYGGTLFSKDYFSGVMGTGISLGDFGALSVDMTHAAASFVSGDRKEGQSFRIKYSKSLTSTGTNVDLTALRYSTRHFFSFSDFNTHNYQLSDGVAPWLGLRQRSSFRTALSQSLGKYGSIYLSGSRTDYWDSNTETTQLSTGYNGNFKGVNYNVSYAIDYRKSDSRNDWPKNHQISFNVNVPFSLFTNEEHLRNMSSNYYISKNNRGNYSQQMGLHGSLLDRDLSYSVSQSMGNNNQESNSAISLNYNTSKGSFSGGYNYSSSSSSVNAGVNGGMVIHSGGVTLARTLGNSVVLVEAPDADGTSLNQGNAKIDMFGYAVAPNVNEYAKNTIGLNVNTLPDDVTLPKTSQNVYPTKGAVVKAKFPTRVGMQALISLTYQGGTIPFGAIAKLVDDEATEENTSIVGDNGQLYMSGLPDSGTLLIQWGNGHNASCGAHYTHLKEMAVTEDNPIRKISLACQ; encoded by the coding sequence ATGAAATTATATACGTCGTCTAAGATGAAAAATAATCTTTTTTATCTAAGCTTTATTTCTTATTGTCTTGGCGTTGCTGGTTATTCTTATGCAGAAGATTACTTTGACCCAAAACTATTATCTTTGCAGTCAGGAATGGATCCGAATTCCATCGATTTATCTCAATTTGAAAAAGCCAATAGCGTCCCTGAAGGTAAATACAATATTACGGTGTTTATTAATAAAAGAGATATGGGCAGTATGGACATCACGTTTGTAAAAGGCCGTGATGGAAATGTTTCCGCTGAATTCACTAAACCGATGCTCGGTGAGCTTGGGGTGAATTTAGCCTCACTTCCAACGCTACAAAAGCTCACTGATGATGAAAAGATGACTGCGTTAGGGGATTACATTCCTGAGGCATTTGTGAAAACCAATCTGTCTAAACTGACCATGGAAATCAGTATTCCACAGATTTATATGGACAATCGGGCTAATGGTTACGTACCAGAAGGCATGCTGGAAAATGGTATTCCGGCTATCTTGCTGTCTTATCAGCTTAATGGGAGCCACAGCCGTAATCAATCTCAGCGGGAAACACAAAACAATGACAATGCCTTTTTGAGTTTACGTGGCGGTGTCAATTTAGGTGCTTGGCGCTTGCGTTCAAATTATCGTTATTATTATTCGAACTCCGAAGGGCGTCGTAATTACACTAATCGTACGTCTAGTTTTTCCAATACCTATGTGATGCGAGCCATTAATGCATTACGAGGTGAGTTGTTAGTGGGGGAAAGTTCAACGGGCAGTAACGTGTTTGACAGTATTCCGTTTAAAGGCATCAAACTGTTTTCGAATGAAAAAATGCTGCCTTCCAGTATGCGCGGTTTTGCGCCTGAAATTAATGGTATTGCACAATCTAATGCACGGATCACGGTGAGCCAAAATGGCAACGTGGTGTATCAGACTTATGTTGCACCAGGGCCTTTTAGTATTAAAGATTTATATCCAACGGGGTCTTCAGGAAATTTACAGGTCAATATCAGTGAAGAAGATGGCTCTGAAAGAACGTTTGTTTACCCGTATTCTTCATTACCCGTGATGTTAAGACCGGGTGGAATGAAATATGAAGTAACGGCGGGGGAATATAACGGCAATTTAACCCGTTCGTCTAAACGCGCCAAATTTGTGTTGGGCAGTCTGATTTATGGCTTGCCGCATGATGTGACCGTCTACGGCGGTACGTTATTTTCTAAAGATTACTTTTCTGGGGTGATGGGCACGGGGATTTCCTTGGGGGATTTTGGTGCGCTGTCTGTCGATATGACCCATGCGGCGGCGTCTTTTGTGTCGGGAGATCGCAAAGAAGGGCAATCGTTTCGGATTAAATATTCGAAAAGCTTAACCTCTACAGGAACTAATGTCGATTTAACCGCATTACGTTATTCCACACGCCATTTCTTCAGCTTCTCGGATTTTAATACCCACAATTACCAGCTCAGTGATGGGGTAGCCCCCTGGTTAGGCTTACGCCAACGTTCCAGTTTCCGAACCGCGCTTTCCCAGTCACTGGGCAAATATGGCTCAATTTATTTAAGTGGTAGCCGTACCGACTATTGGGACTCCAATACTGAAACTACCCAATTATCGACAGGGTATAACGGTAATTTTAAAGGCGTGAATTACAACGTCAGTTATGCCATTGATTACAGAAAATCCGATAGCCGTAATGACTGGCCTAAAAACCATCAAATTTCGTTTAATGTGAACGTGCCTTTCAGTTTATTTACCAATGAAGAGCACTTACGAAATATGAGCAGTAATTATTATATTTCGAAAAACAATCGCGGCAATTATAGCCAGCAAATGGGTTTACACGGTTCATTGTTGGACAGGGATTTATCTTATTCGGTTTCACAAAGTATGGGGAATAACAACCAAGAAAGTAATAGTGCCATTAGTTTGAATTACAACACCTCAAAAGGCAGTTTTTCTGGGGGATATAACTATTCATCAAGTTCTTCTTCTGTGAATGCGGGGGTTAATGGCGGGATGGTGATCCATTCAGGTGGCGTGACACTGGCGCGCACGTTAGGTAACTCCGTGGTGTTGGTGGAAGCGCCGGATGCAGACGGTACCTCGCTAAACCAAGGTAACGCCAAAATCGATATGTTTGGTTATGCGGTGGCACCGAACGTTAACGAATACGCCAAAAATACCATTGGCTTAAATGTGAATACCTTACCGGATGATGTGACGTTACCGAAAACTTCGCAAAATGTGTATCCGACCAAAGGGGCGGTGGTAAAAGCCAAGTTCCCAACGCGTGTCGGGATGCAGGCGTTGATTTCGCTAACCTATCAAGGCGGTACGATCCCATTCGGGGCGATTGCTAAGCTGGTGGATGATGAGGCGACTGAAGAAAACACCAGCATTGTGGGTGATAACGGTCAGCTTTACATGAGTGGGTTACCGGATTCGGGTACCTTACTGATCCAATGGGGGAATGGTCACAATGCATCGTGTGGTGCTCATTATACGCACTTAAAAGAGATGGCAGTAACCGAAGACAACCCAATTAGAAAAATCAGTTTAGCGTGTCAGTGA
- a CDS encoding molecular chaperone: MKIISFIVLLLGLLNIHQVAAKNTSSGLRFPSERLVFHQESRGLSFLLKNNDHNAYLVQADIAIPDESTGLNVKKESSIPFMITPPLYRLEAKSEYNWQIKKIDNLKKLPQDRESVFFIRLKAIPPKGTKNTVSFKKMDGDLTLSKVLHYKFYYRPEAIKNLKIAKVKDKLKFTLAEGKLIVNNPSPLYLTFGKLAVGQHQIDNMQLFKFIPPFGQQSYSLPKGNYANATVKWRLLNEFMLEMPEQTQKL, from the coding sequence ATGAAAATAATTTCATTCATCGTATTACTATTAGGTTTATTAAACATTCATCAGGTTGCGGCAAAAAATACCAGCAGTGGTTTGCGTTTCCCGAGTGAAAGATTAGTTTTTCATCAAGAAAGCCGAGGGCTCTCATTTTTATTAAAGAATAACGATCACAATGCCTATCTCGTTCAAGCCGATATTGCTATTCCTGATGAGTCGACAGGGTTGAATGTAAAAAAGGAGAGCTCAATTCCTTTTATGATCACACCACCTTTATATCGGCTAGAGGCAAAGTCAGAATATAACTGGCAAATAAAAAAAATTGATAATTTAAAAAAATTGCCGCAAGACCGAGAGTCGGTATTTTTTATTCGCTTAAAAGCCATTCCTCCGAAAGGCACTAAAAATACCGTGAGCTTTAAAAAAATGGATGGTGATTTAACCTTATCGAAAGTTTTACATTATAAGTTTTATTATCGGCCAGAGGCAATTAAGAATCTTAAAATCGCCAAGGTGAAGGATAAATTAAAATTTACGCTTGCTGAGGGAAAACTGATTGTTAATAACCCGTCACCACTTTATTTAACCTTTGGGAAATTAGCGGTCGGTCAACATCAAATTGACAATATGCAACTGTTTAAATTCATTCCCCCTTTTGGTCAACAAAGCTATTCATTGCCGAAAGGGAATTATGCGAATGCCACGGTGAAATGGCGATTATTAAATGAATTTATGCTGGAAATGCCAGAGCAAACCCAAAAACTATAA
- a CDS encoding molecular chaperone, with product MKNITLTVLLFLTSFLTYSAGLSLNKTRIIFNEGDKSASITFKNNVDSPFLVQNEIYNVDNQKSDFFVITPSIFRVEKNSTFMMRIFPASLNLLPKDRESVFYFSSRAIPPKRNDEKSSGKLSIVTNLVIKLYYRPENLPMTAKDSYEKISVNYANNTLTVNNPTPYYTTLVDMKVNNTRKIKNKMVAPYSNITIPDMVGLNSFSWRIMNDYGGTTKPFIFESKAKK from the coding sequence ATGAAAAATATAACGCTTACTGTTCTGTTATTTCTGACTTCCTTTCTAACTTATTCCGCAGGGCTCAGTTTAAATAAGACGCGCATTATTTTTAATGAAGGGGATAAATCGGCATCGATTACCTTTAAAAATAATGTCGATTCCCCTTTTCTGGTTCAAAATGAAATTTATAATGTGGATAATCAGAAAAGTGATTTTTTTGTGATTACACCATCTATTTTTAGGGTGGAAAAAAACTCGACCTTTATGATGCGTATTTTTCCTGCCTCATTAAATTTATTACCGAAAGATCGTGAAAGTGTCTTTTATTTTAGTTCAAGAGCAATCCCACCCAAAAGAAATGATGAAAAAAGCAGTGGGAAATTATCCATCGTCACCAATTTGGTGATTAAGCTGTATTATCGACCTGAAAATTTACCGATGACGGCGAAAGATTCGTATGAAAAAATCTCGGTCAATTATGCGAATAATACATTAACCGTCAATAATCCGACGCCTTATTATACCACCCTCGTGGATATGAAGGTGAATAATACGCGTAAAATAAAGAATAAAATGGTCGCGCCTTATTCCAATATTACGATCCCCGACATGGTGGGGCTGAATTCTTTTTCATGGCGAATAATGAATGATTATGGTGGTACCACCAAGCCCTTTATTTTTGAGAGTAAGGCTAAAAAATGA
- a CDS encoding fimbrial protein codes for MIFSFILCFFLPILVNADNDSIHFEFTAYVDQEPCEIIVEDLYDTTDEIDFGIVSIQDIIDQTQTRQFEIILQDCEGDFSTSSIQMTSGSTVDGSNDYVFNSDPDAYFGVAIMDEDEQEYFSVGDIVFDQIEDGDEHIILTAVLACYDRGQGCLKDEVGDFSAHVTFSYFSD; via the coding sequence GTGATTTTTTCCTTCATATTGTGTTTTTTTCTGCCTATTCTCGTGAATGCAGATAACGACTCGATCCATTTTGAATTTACAGCATATGTTGATCAGGAGCCTTGTGAAATTATTGTTGAAGATCTTTATGATACGACGGATGAAATAGATTTTGGCATTGTTTCCATTCAGGACATTATTGATCAAACGCAGACAAGACAGTTTGAGATCATTTTGCAAGATTGTGAAGGTGACTTTTCAACCAGTTCTATTCAAATGACCTCGGGCAGCACCGTTGATGGTTCAAATGACTATGTATTTAATAGCGATCCCGATGCTTATTTTGGTGTCGCGATCATGGATGAAGATGAACAAGAATATTTTTCAGTCGGGGATATCGTCTTTGATCAGATTGAAGATGGCGATGAGCATATTATCTTAACCGCGGTATTAGCCTGTTATGATCGCGGACAAGGTTGCTTGAAAGATGAAGTGGGCGATTTTTCTGCGCATGTTACTTTTAGCTATTTTTCAGATTAA
- a CDS encoding fimbrial protein — MAIQQKFNKCLLGLLFPAVLLPNISLADESATIYFSGTVANATCEFSADSDQEVIFDEPFSSSVLSALQPGEESDYRKPFTVEYSCEGISEDTESIDIVITPLSSTHIKNNVLYEDSAINVGFLLMNCGDDNGACEEVIFSGDEATVESGTGEHYFEVVAAKIDNQTITSGDIDAAIELSLQIP, encoded by the coding sequence ATGGCTATTCAACAGAAATTCAATAAATGTTTGTTAGGATTATTATTCCCCGCAGTTTTATTACCGAATATCAGTTTAGCCGATGAAAGTGCAACGATTTATTTTAGTGGCACGGTGGCCAATGCCACGTGTGAATTTTCTGCGGATAGCGATCAGGAAGTGATTTTTGATGAGCCGTTTAGTAGCAGTGTACTGAGTGCATTACAGCCGGGCGAAGAGAGTGATTATCGCAAGCCTTTTACGGTGGAATATAGCTGTGAAGGGATCTCAGAGGATACCGAATCCATCGATATTGTGATTACACCATTAAGCAGTACACACATAAAAAATAACGTGTTGTATGAAGATAGTGCGATCAATGTGGGTTTTTTATTGATGAACTGCGGTGATGATAATGGTGCGTGTGAGGAAGTGATCTTCTCGGGGGATGAGGCCACGGTCGAATCTGGGACGGGGGAGCACTATTTTGAAGTCGTTGCTGCAAAAATTGACAATCAAACCATAACCTCAGGTGATATTGATGCTGCCATTGAACTTTCACTGCAAATCCCTTAA
- a CDS encoding molecular chaperone, whose protein sequence is MKNTLSLKMWLLFIVTNFLLLNSFAYSAGVGIDATRIIYPQGEKSVSVTLRNNDEKTNYLTQIAIASEQYPDAFEVAPPLFRLEKMSRQDVRIMLVNNQLPKDRESVFYFKARMVPARDKNSEGVIIGFDNIIKLFYRPTDLKQTAKEAQSSLVFKNVGNKTEVINRSPYYISLFNVTLNNKAMVINSENKNNMIAPFSSINFDLKTPTGAIAKWTAINDLGGYDGYSTEIQ, encoded by the coding sequence ATGAAAAATACACTGTCGTTAAAAATGTGGCTATTGTTCATTGTCACCAATTTTTTGTTATTAAATAGTTTCGCTTATTCCGCTGGCGTGGGTATTGATGCCACACGCATTATTTACCCACAAGGTGAAAAAAGTGTGTCTGTCACGTTAAGAAATAATGATGAAAAGACAAATTATCTCACGCAAATCGCGATAGCGAGTGAGCAATATCCTGACGCTTTTGAAGTGGCACCCCCTTTATTTCGTTTAGAAAAAATGAGCCGACAAGATGTACGTATTATGTTGGTCAATAATCAACTCCCTAAAGACAGAGAATCGGTTTTTTATTTTAAAGCCCGCATGGTACCCGCGAGAGATAAAAACAGTGAAGGGGTTATCATCGGTTTTGATAATATTATTAAATTATTTTATCGGCCGACTGATTTAAAACAAACCGCTAAGGAAGCACAGTCATCGCTAGTATTTAAAAATGTTGGTAATAAAACTGAGGTTATCAATCGTTCCCCTTATTACATCAGTCTATTTAACGTGACGCTGAATAATAAAGCGATGGTGATTAATTCAGAGAATAAAAATAACATGATAGCACCATTTTCAAGTATTAATTTTGACCTAAAAACGCCGACAGGGGCGATAGCAAAATGGACCGCAATTAATGATTTGGGAGGCTATGATGGCTATTCAACAGAAATTCAATAA
- a CDS encoding fimbrial protein has translation MKIKLASIAALMLAAGVASSAMAATTTTVTFKAQLQKGTCDIATSSGSIVDFGVFTTESVTQGPTTAIANKDFNLVLTNCAGAETQSGALSLYADGQASIFNPNLFANTDAKTLAVGIKTNPATGTAVEIKPNQLINVNQSLVMSTDDEGAVTDVDGNAVNLLPMQADLFALNGSNDTDILSVPVIFSVAYN, from the coding sequence ATGAAAATTAAATTAGCATCTATCGCTGCATTAATGTTAGCGGCTGGCGTTGCAAGTTCTGCAATGGCGGCAACAACAACAACAGTGACATTTAAAGCACAATTACAAAAAGGAACTTGTGATATCGCAACAAGCTCTGGCTCAATTGTTGACTTTGGTGTTTTCACCACTGAGAGCGTCACTCAAGGACCAACAACCGCGATTGCAAATAAAGATTTCAACTTAGTCTTAACCAACTGTGCTGGTGCTGAGACTCAGTCTGGCGCTTTAAGTTTATACGCAGATGGTCAAGCAAGTATCTTTAATCCAAATCTTTTTGCTAATACAGATGCAAAAACATTAGCGGTGGGAATTAAAACTAACCCTGCTACCGGTACAGCAGTTGAAATTAAACCAAACCAATTAATCAATGTTAACCAATCACTGGTGATGAGTACAGATGATGAAGGTGCAGTGACTGATGTTGACGGTAATGCGGTCAATTTATTACCAATGCAAGCAGACCTGTTCGCTCTGAATGGTTCTAACGATACCGATATCCTGAGTGTGCCGGTTATCTTTAGTGTTGCTTATAACTAA